TCCAAGCATAAAGGTTTCTTATCCACATCTTTATCGTTCGAAATATGTGGGAACTGAAGAGGAAATAATTAATTCCTATTTAAAAGAGGTTGAAAATTTATTCATCGAAAAGGCTAATTCAATTGCGGCATTAATTATTGAACCAATTGTTCAAGGAGCTAGTGGAATTATTGTCATGCCAAAAGGGTATTTAAAAGCAATACAGGAATTATGCATAAAGTATGATGTATTGTTAATTGCTGATGAAGTTGCAACAGGATTTGGTCGAACCGGAAAAATGTTTGCTTGTGAACTAGAAGGAGTTACGCCTGATATTTTAACTTGTGGAAAAGGGTTAACTGGTGGCTATTTACCAGTAGCAGCAACTTTAACGACAAACAGAATTTATGAAGCATTTTTAGGCACATACGAAGAACAAAAAACTTTCTTTCATGGTCACAGCTATACAGGTAATCCCCTTGGATGCGCGGTTGCATTAGCGAATCTAGATTTATTTAATAAATCGAAATTATTGCAACACGTCGAAAAAATCTCATCTTATGTCCAAGAGAAACTGGTGCAATTTAATGAGTTAAAACATGTTGGAGATATACGTCAAAGTGGCTTGATGATTGGAATTGAACTAGTAAAATCAAAGGATACGAAAGAAGCTTTCCATTGGAACGAACGAATTGGTGTGAAAGTAACCAAAAGAGCAAAAGAGCTTGGACTACTCACCCGTCCCCTTAGTAATGTTATTGTATTTATGCCTCCATTAGCTTCAAAGGAATCGGAGCTTGATGAAATGATTGATATTCTTTATATTGCTATTTCTGAAATTACGGAATTGTAAGTTAGCCATCTAATCAAATTTTTAGGAAACAATAAAACCATGAACTAGAGAACAAATCTACTATGTTCATGGTTTCGTTTAATCAATTCACTTGAATTGAAGTTCTAATTCAATCGCCTTGTCAAACTGCTTGCACTGAATATAATATTCATATAATTTTTTTCCATATTGCTCATAATAATTAATATTATTTGTTGATTTAAATTGAGGAACTGCCACTTCTCTCAAAAATTTATAATATCTTTTTTTATTGCTTTCACAGCTCAGCTTTAAGAGCATAAATAATGTAAGGTGGATTGAACTTTGGTGCTTTTTTGCTAGTTTACTTCCAAAATCAATCAACTCTAAAAGTTCAGTCTTATCAAGCAAGCTTCCTTCTAAACATGCCTCTACATAATTATAATAACGTCTCAAATAATAAATTTTGCTATTTTTTGTTAAGTGCAAGGATTGTTCAAAACAGTTAGATGCTTCTTCAAAATCTCTTCTTTTAAAATATTTAACACCTAAATTATTAAGTAGAATTCCTTTTTGTATTTGCGCACCCACGCTATCGCAACTACTAATTAAACTATGATACTTATTGATTAACTCATCAAAATCAACGTCCTGTTCATCATCGTATTGAAATAACAGTAGTGATTGAGCATTAATTGCCTGAACGTAGTTATGGGTCTTAGTAAAATAATTTAGAGCTTTTCTTGCATAAATATATGATAATAATTTAGATCCTGCAAAATAGTATGCGAGTGCAAGATGGTAAAAATACTCTTCATTTCTATATGTATCATTAATTTGATTCAATACTCTTACAGCATTTCTCATATCATCACATACTGAAATTCTATAAATGCTAATGTAATAGATTCCTTTCACATGTAAAAGAAAATTCTTTTCGTATTCACTAAGATGTTCATATTCTTTTTCAATTTTTCCTATTGTTTTTTTAGCTTTTTTAAACATCTTCTTATAAAGATAAAATCTTGCCAACAATAATAAATATTGATAGGCATATTTTGTTGACAAAATAAAAGGTATATTCTTAAGTTGGTTATAGATGTCATCAATACATTGGGATTTTTGCTTTATAATGGCTAAGTTTAAATCATTCAATTTCTTTTCAATTAAATGATAGGATTCTTGCTTTTCATTCAAATCTATACCTAACCGTTCAGAAAATGAGGCTATTATATCAGGAGAAAGTATAACTTTTCCATTTTCAAATTTACTCAAATATGATTTAGAGCAAATTCCTTCACATAGCATTTCTTGACTAAATCCTCTTTTCTCACGGTAAAACTTAATTATTTTCCCGACTACCATCATTTCCCTCCTTCATTTTAATTACAGAACCTGCGTAATTTTTATGTATTGAACTTCTTATTTTCTATTTGTTTAAGTCGATATCGTAATCAATATTTCTTTGTAAATAATTACTAGTCTTTTTAATCACAAGATAAGCCTCCACTTTTTCTTTTTACAGATTATTGAGTTAATTATAATGGTAGACTATTATAAAATATATTTAGTGTTTTTTATAATCCATTATTAAAAATTCTTAATATAGAAAGATGTGGCACAATGCATATTGAAAGGCTTAAATACATTTATGAAGTTTCTCTAACAAATTCTATCTCAATAGCTTCTCAAAATTTACATGTCACACAATCGGCAATTAGTCAGGCAATCTCAAGTGTTGAAGATGAATTAGGAGTTAAAATTTTCAATCGCGATCGACAAGGAACAAACCTTACATTTGAAGGAAAGCAATTAATTGAAACAATAAAAGAACTGTTACAAAATTATCAAAAATTAATAGAACAATCTGTGAGTCTCCACAATGAACCTAGTGAGGTATTAAAGATTGCTACAATCCCTGGACATATGGCTACTATCCTAAAAACCTTTTCTAAACTAAAAAAAGATCATCCAAATATCTCTCTAAGCGTAGTAGAAAAAGGGTCAAATGAGATTGTAGAGGGTGTAATAAAACAAAAATATGACTTTGGTTTCATTCAATTTAGAGATTATTTAATAAAAGATCTAAAAAAAATTCAGGCAGAAGTTTTACTGAGTAGCCCTATTCATATTTGCGTTAGTAAGTCCTCACATTTAGCATTTAAAAATTCGGTAACAATTAACGATTTAAAAGATGAAAGCTTTGTACTTTATAATGATGACTATCTAAATTCTTTAACGGAGTATTTAAAAGATTTTCCAATGAAAGTATTATTTGTAACTGATAATTTAGAGGTTATAAGGGGTGCAGTTATTGAAAACTTGGCAATCACATTTGATACAAGTATTTCCTTAAAAAATGAAGCGTCCATTTTAAATGGACAGACTGTTTCAATTCCCTTAATTGGTGTAGAACCTTCGACGATACCGATTGGATGGATCCGTTCAAATTGCTCATTCTCATCTAATTTATATGAAAAGTTTATAAATCTTTTAAAGATTGAATTGGAATGGCTAGATAATAAAATGAGGTAGCTAATTACTAAAAAAAATCAAGAAACCGTGGTAGTTTACTAACACGGTTTCTTGATTTTGAATGTTTATTTGGTTTACGTTTTTAACAATTTTTCCTCTCGCATATTCTCTTTTAACAGCGATACAAATCTAAACAATTCCAGTGAAAATATGATTCCACTTAACCAAACCGAACTGAATACAAACCCAGCAGCAATGTCACTAGGCAATAAGTGGTGCAAGTAGACACTACTAATCGAAAATAATACAACAACAAAGATAAAACAAAAGAACATGATCAAATTAAGCATATAAGCTTTGTTGTGCCGAATTAACATAATAATGAAATAACCTAATACAGTTAAAATCAACATAGACTCTTCATTTGGAAAGTTTTTACTTACATTACTAGCCAACATAAAGTTGAATATCCAAGGAATTCCTTTAGATAGGATAAGAATCCCTGCTAAACTAGCGATAAAAAAGAGCAATTCAAGCCATTTATTTTTGTTATTTATCAGTATCACTAAAATTGTAGCAAGTGAAATCGTCACTAAAACCTTCCAATTCGATAATGAATAGATAAAATTCATACTTCCATGCCAATTTTGATTAAATAAATTAAAAACAATGGTCTTGAATATGGAATTGAATTTATCGAATTCATTGCTAATAGTGTCTTGAATTAACCCGACCATTAAGATAAAAAACGTTACGAAAAAAATTAAACAGATTAAGATGATCAATTTTATTTTCATAAAACTTTTAAATCTCCTGAAACTTGATTCAAAAATTAATAGTAAAGACTCTTTAATTATTTCCTTATTTGTTTTAATAACAAAGAAAGTGAGCACGATAAATCCTAATAATATGCTACCTAATACTAACCACTTTTTAATTTCAACTTGATAGATATCCCATTTAGGCCCCATAGCCTGTCCTAACCAAATAAACGTTCCAATCCAAAGAAATACACCTATATATGAAAAAATAGCAAAGGATCGATATGGTAATTTAATGATTCCAGAAATAATGCTTGCAAAATGTCTAATCCCCGGAATAAAGAACGATACTAGTAATAATACCTTCCCATATTTTTCATACCATTTTGACATCTTTTCGATTTTTTCTGGTCCCATATGGATATAGTGTCCAAACTTACGAAAAAATGGTGTACCAAGTTTATATCCTAACCAGTAGGAAATGGTTACTCCAACTACTCCTCCGAGCCCGGCAGAAATAATGGATAATACAATATTCATCTTCCCATGAAAACATAAAACACCTACATAACTCATCAATGCTTCATTCGGTATAGGAACTATAATCAATTCCAACATTAATGATAAAAATAGGATAATATAGCCATATTCATTTAATAAATGGATGATTTCGTTCATATTAAACCCTCAATTTTCAATACTCTGTACTGATTATTTTCTCTTAATCTC
This genomic interval from Gottfriedia acidiceleris contains the following:
- the bioA gene encoding adenosylmethionine--8-amino-7-oxononanoate transaminase produces the protein MIHELYQDLSKKNKQYLWHPFTQMKDYLNEDPLIISHGKDRKLYDVLGNEYYDGVSSIWLNVHGHNIQELNEAIHEQLEKVAHSTLLGMANIPAILLAERLVEISPNGLEKVFYSDSGATSVEIAIKMAYQYWRNLGKSNKNTFVTMKEAYHGDTIGAVSVGAIDLYHQAYNELLFPSIKVSYPHLYRSKYVGTEEEIINSYLKEVENLFIEKANSIAALIIEPIVQGASGIIVMPKGYLKAIQELCIKYDVLLIADEVATGFGRTGKMFACELEGVTPDILTCGKGLTGGYLPVAATLTTNRIYEAFLGTYEEQKTFFHGHSYTGNPLGCAVALANLDLFNKSKLLQHVEKISSYVQEKLVQFNELKHVGDIRQSGLMIGIELVKSKDTKEAFHWNERIGVKVTKRAKELGLLTRPLSNVIVFMPPLASKESELDEMIDILYIAISEITEL
- a CDS encoding helix-turn-helix domain-containing protein produces the protein MVVGKIIKFYREKRGFSQEMLCEGICSKSYLSKFENGKVILSPDIIASFSERLGIDLNEKQESYHLIEKKLNDLNLAIIKQKSQCIDDIYNQLKNIPFILSTKYAYQYLLLLARFYLYKKMFKKAKKTIGKIEKEYEHLSEYEKNFLLHVKGIYYISIYRISVCDDMRNAVRVLNQINDTYRNEEYFYHLALAYYFAGSKLLSYIYARKALNYFTKTHNYVQAINAQSLLLFQYDDEQDVDFDELINKYHSLISSCDSVGAQIQKGILLNNLGVKYFKRRDFEEASNCFEQSLHLTKNSKIYYLRRYYNYVEACLEGSLLDKTELLELIDFGSKLAKKHQSSIHLTLFMLLKLSCESNKKRYYKFLREVAVPQFKSTNNINYYEQYGKKLYEYYIQCKQFDKAIELELQFK
- a CDS encoding LysR family transcriptional regulator, producing MHIERLKYIYEVSLTNSISIASQNLHVTQSAISQAISSVEDELGVKIFNRDRQGTNLTFEGKQLIETIKELLQNYQKLIEQSVSLHNEPSEVLKIATIPGHMATILKTFSKLKKDHPNISLSVVEKGSNEIVEGVIKQKYDFGFIQFRDYLIKDLKKIQAEVLLSSPIHICVSKSSHLAFKNSVTINDLKDESFVLYNDDYLNSLTEYLKDFPMKVLFVTDNLEVIRGAVIENLAITFDTSISLKNEASILNGQTVSIPLIGVEPSTIPIGWIRSNCSFSSNLYEKFINLLKIELEWLDNKMR
- a CDS encoding VTT domain-containing protein; amino-acid sequence: MNEIIHLLNEYGYIILFLSLMLELIIVPIPNEALMSYVGVLCFHGKMNIVLSIISAGLGGVVGVTISYWLGYKLGTPFFRKFGHYIHMGPEKIEKMSKWYEKYGKVLLLVSFFIPGIRHFASIISGIIKLPYRSFAIFSYIGVFLWIGTFIWLGQAMGPKWDIYQVEIKKWLVLGSILLGFIVLTFFVIKTNKEIIKESLLLIFESSFRRFKSFMKIKLIILICLIFFVTFFILMVGLIQDTISNEFDKFNSIFKTIVFNLFNQNWHGSMNFIYSLSNWKVLVTISLATILVILINNKNKWLELLFFIASLAGILILSKGIPWIFNFMLASNVSKNFPNEESMLILTVLGYFIIMLIRHNKAYMLNLIMFFCFIFVVVLFSISSVYLHHLLPSDIAAGFVFSSVWLSGIIFSLELFRFVSLLKENMREEKLLKT